In Candidatus Obscuribacterales bacterium, a single window of DNA contains:
- the mnmE gene encoding tRNA uridine-5-carboxymethylaminomethyl(34) synthesis GTPase MnmE, which translates to MQNTNASNETIAAIATAPGVGAIAIVRLSGPRAFEIANSIFAIDKNVLSQTIDLKSHHVQHGYIVDRDLQTIVDEVVLIPYKSPRSYTGEDLVEVTCHGGPVVTSAILALMLKNGARLARAGEFTERAFLSGKLDLTQAEAVLDLIQAKTTRQSRMALSALAGHLGGNIQKIRLDLLNLMSAVVAGIDFPEEVGEADVNEVAKVSAQSRKALEELTKTARSGRFMRDGLRLAIVGRPNAGKSSLMNQLLKFERAIVTEIAGTTRDSLEELLDLNGIPVVLIDTAGIRHTDDTVEKIGIERSRKAVAESDLVLFVVDLTAGFDETERDILNVIGTRPFVLIGNKVDVAKNNGHFAESKSSNCVGALNISAATGEGVDTVAGQVESWVFGESSLRNGQASLNQRQAELCRRAAEALAHVETTLASGLPQDCLATDLKTAVDALSEVCGESVSEEVIHQVFANFCIGK; encoded by the coding sequence ATGCAAAACACTAACGCCAGTAACGAAACAATTGCCGCTATAGCTACAGCCCCTGGAGTGGGCGCTATTGCTATTGTTCGTCTATCTGGACCCAGAGCATTTGAAATTGCGAATTCTATTTTCGCAATCGACAAAAATGTATTGTCGCAAACAATTGACTTAAAGAGTCATCATGTTCAACACGGCTATATAGTTGATCGCGATTTGCAGACTATAGTCGACGAAGTCGTTTTGATTCCCTACAAATCGCCGCGCAGTTATACAGGTGAGGATTTAGTAGAAGTCACTTGCCATGGTGGACCTGTAGTAACTTCTGCAATTCTTGCGCTCATGTTGAAAAACGGCGCCCGTTTGGCGCGCGCCGGCGAATTCACCGAAAGAGCTTTCCTGTCCGGCAAATTGGACCTAACGCAAGCCGAGGCGGTTTTAGATTTAATACAAGCAAAGACAACTCGCCAATCGCGTATGGCGCTATCAGCGCTCGCAGGACATCTGGGCGGCAATATTCAAAAGATTCGTTTGGACTTGTTGAATTTGATGTCCGCGGTTGTTGCCGGAATTGATTTCCCTGAAGAAGTTGGTGAAGCCGATGTCAATGAAGTCGCAAAAGTAAGTGCGCAAAGTCGCAAGGCGCTGGAAGAGTTAACAAAGACTGCCCGTTCGGGAAGATTTATGCGTGATGGTTTGCGCTTAGCAATTGTTGGTCGACCCAACGCCGGAAAAAGCAGTCTGATGAATCAGTTGCTTAAATTTGAACGTGCGATTGTTACCGAAATTGCCGGAACGACAAGAGACTCTTTGGAAGAACTGTTAGATCTCAATGGTATACCCGTAGTATTAATTGATACAGCAGGTATAAGACACACAGACGATACTGTCGAAAAAATCGGCATTGAGCGCAGCCGCAAAGCAGTCGCCGAATCCGATCTTGTTTTATTCGTTGTTGATTTAACAGCAGGCTTTGATGAAACCGAGCGCGATATTCTAAATGTGATTGGCACAAGACCATTTGTTTTGATCGGCAATAAAGTAGATGTCGCAAAAAACAACGGACATTTTGCAGAATCCAAATCATCCAATTGCGTGGGCGCCCTTAATATTTCCGCCGCTACGGGCGAAGGCGTCGACACTGTCGCCGGTCAAGTAGAGTCCTGGGTATTTGGTGAAAGCTCCCTGCGTAATGGGCAGGCGTCCCTAAACCAACGGCAAGCCGAACTATGCCGCCGGGCTGCAGAAGCCCTGGCTCACGTGGAAACGACCTTGGCAAGCGGGCTTCCGCAGGATTGCCTGGCTACCGACCTGAAAACAGCCGTAGACGCCCTCTCGGAGGTCTGTGGGGAGTCGGTCTCGGAAGAGGTCATTCACCAGGTGTTTGCCAACTTCTGTATCGGTAAGTAA
- the thrS gene encoding threonine--tRNA ligase: MSNVQTQISVILPDGSKRELTPGSTGADLAKSIAQGLFRKSVGLTINGEIRDLYTPLTDGDTVKILTPDDAESIELLRHSTAHVMAEAVQKIFPEAKIAIGPTIEDGFYYDFEIKGHPLTPEDLEKIEAEMKRIASEDQRLVRHQISDVDKQIAEFKSQGEKFKAELLEEHRDHSPTMYLMQDKDGKTIWNDLCRGPHLPSTSAIKAFKLLKVSGSYWRGDEKREQLQRIYATCWWKQSDLDDYLHRLEEAEKRDHRKLSKQLDLFSQHEEVGPGLVFWHPNLATVRTIIEDFWRTEHKRRGYQFVFTPHIASEDLYKISGHLESYGENMYSSMDIDGLPYRVKPMNCPGHIMIYKSRLHSYRDLPLRFAELGTVYRYERSGVLHGMLRVRGFTQDDSHIFCTPQQLESEINGILDLIEMMMDTFGYTYKAYLSTRPEKYIGTDEEWTMATNALEAALKSRGRDYEIDEGGGVFYAPKIDIKLYDAIGREWQGPTVQVDLNLPRRFDVTYIGEDGERHQAIMVHRAVLGSLERFVGGLIEHYAGVFPTWLAPTQVAVLPISDRHEAYARELHDQLQARDFRVKLDDRSERINYRIREAQVEQIPYMLVVGDKELESKSVAVRHRRDGDLGTIPFTEFVERLTKEVNERT; encoded by the coding sequence ATGTCGAATGTTCAAACCCAGATTAGCGTCATTCTCCCCGATGGGTCCAAGAGAGAGCTAACCCCTGGGTCAACCGGTGCTGACCTGGCAAAGTCCATCGCCCAAGGGCTGTTTCGTAAGTCCGTTGGTCTAACAATAAATGGAGAGATTCGTGACCTCTATACGCCTTTAACTGATGGCGATACAGTCAAAATCCTCACACCGGACGATGCTGAATCCATTGAACTTCTTCGACACTCCACAGCTCACGTCATGGCGGAAGCTGTTCAGAAGATTTTCCCAGAGGCAAAAATTGCCATTGGTCCAACTATTGAAGACGGCTTCTACTACGACTTCGAAATTAAAGGTCATCCGCTAACTCCGGAAGACCTTGAAAAAATCGAAGCCGAGATGAAGCGTATTGCTTCGGAAGACCAGCGTCTTGTCCGCCATCAGATTTCTGATGTGGATAAGCAAATTGCTGAATTTAAGAGCCAAGGCGAGAAATTCAAGGCTGAGCTTCTTGAAGAGCACCGTGACCATTCGCCTACTATGTATTTGATGCAAGACAAAGATGGCAAAACCATTTGGAATGACCTTTGCCGCGGACCTCACCTGCCAAGCACAAGCGCCATCAAAGCATTTAAATTACTTAAGGTTTCTGGCTCCTATTGGAGAGGCGACGAGAAGCGCGAACAGCTTCAGAGAATCTACGCCACTTGCTGGTGGAAGCAAAGCGATTTGGATGATTACTTGCACCGCTTGGAAGAAGCAGAAAAGCGTGACCACAGAAAATTGTCAAAGCAACTGGATCTCTTTTCGCAACACGAAGAGGTTGGTCCCGGTCTAGTTTTCTGGCATCCAAATCTCGCCACCGTGCGTACCATCATTGAAGACTTCTGGCGCACTGAGCACAAGCGCCGTGGTTATCAATTTGTCTTTACGCCGCATATTGCCAGCGAAGACTTGTACAAAATAAGTGGACACTTGGAGTCATACGGCGAAAATATGTATTCGTCGATGGACATTGATGGACTGCCGTATCGCGTCAAGCCAATGAATTGTCCAGGTCACATCATGATCTACAAGTCGCGTCTGCATAGTTATCGTGATCTGCCATTGCGTTTTGCAGAACTTGGTACTGTGTATCGCTATGAAAGATCAGGCGTCTTGCACGGCATGTTGCGCGTACGCGGATTTACCCAAGATGATTCGCACATCTTCTGCACACCGCAGCAACTCGAATCCGAAATCAATGGCATCCTCGATCTCATTGAGATGATGATGGATACTTTTGGTTATACCTACAAAGCCTATCTATCAACTCGTCCGGAAAAATACATTGGTACCGACGAAGAGTGGACAATGGCGACTAATGCATTGGAAGCAGCGCTCAAATCCCGCGGTCGTGATTACGAAATTGATGAAGGTGGCGGAGTATTCTACGCGCCGAAAATTGATATCAAACTCTACGATGCGATTGGTCGCGAATGGCAAGGACCGACTGTACAAGTCGATCTCAACTTACCGAGACGCTTCGATGTAACCTACATCGGAGAAGACGGCGAGCGCCATCAAGCAATCATGGTGCACCGCGCAGTATTGGGTTCGTTGGAGCGCTTTGTCGGCGGTCTCATCGAGCACTATGCCGGAGTCTTCCCGACTTGGCTGGCACCAACGCAAGTTGCCGTTCTGCCAATTTCCGACAGACACGAAGCATACGCCCGCGAATTGCACGATCAATTGCAAGCCCGCGACTTCCGCGTGAAGCTGGACGACCGCTCCGAACGCATCAACTACCGCATCCGGGAAGCTCAAGTAGAGCAAATCCCATACATGCTCGTAGTCGGTGACAAGGAACTCGAATCCAAATCCGTAGCCGTCCGCCACCGCAGAGACGGCGACCTCGGAACAATCCCCTTCACCGAATTCGTCGAGCGCCTAACAAAAGAAGTCAACGAGCGGACATAA
- the hemG gene encoding protoporphyrinogen oxidase produces the protein MHDNTELVFPVSEYIMEVPNNKQSPHVVIIGGGISGLSAAFKLHELQPALKITVLEASDRCGGAISTIRQGHFILEEGPDSLLTEKPIALSLITRLGLEDQVIATEKQNNRTYVAWNGKLHVVPQGFIVLAPTNFLAFFASTLFSPLGKLRMALETFLPAKKEVDDESLAAFVRRRFGKEALERVVQPLVGGIYRCDPEKLSLKATMPRFLDLEKRHGSVISGLMKSARRSSKDGTGPFISFSRGLAVLSETIVSRLGSAIRTNTEVCGIKSDTMGFIVETKNSGSIKADGLIIATSSNQASQILSNFDTTISKQLSQITHAQSVVLNLVYKKSDVPKLKGYGFVVSAKEKSHIIACTFASQKYAGRAPKETVVIRVFMGNYLNKDIYSLKDLDLVKSAKEDLKKYLQIFAEPIHIRLTRHEHAAPQYSLGHLTLIDNIQKSVAAHKRLVLAGNYLMGPGIPNCVSSGEAAAESIMKMLTDATFGVSLETTRQGPIMSAR, from the coding sequence GTGCACGATAATACAGAATTAGTTTTTCCTGTCTCTGAATACATAATGGAAGTTCCGAACAACAAGCAAAGCCCGCATGTAGTTATCATAGGTGGTGGCATATCCGGTTTGTCGGCAGCATTCAAACTGCACGAACTCCAACCTGCATTAAAGATAACAGTTCTAGAGGCATCAGATAGATGTGGCGGAGCAATTTCGACAATACGCCAAGGACATTTTATTCTGGAGGAAGGACCGGATTCCCTTTTGACAGAAAAGCCAATAGCACTTAGCCTAATTACCCGACTCGGTTTAGAAGATCAAGTAATTGCGACGGAAAAACAAAACAACCGAACTTATGTTGCCTGGAATGGCAAATTACATGTCGTACCACAAGGCTTCATTGTTTTAGCTCCCACAAACTTCCTTGCGTTTTTCGCCTCAACCTTATTTTCACCATTGGGCAAATTGCGAATGGCGCTGGAAACATTCCTACCTGCCAAGAAAGAAGTTGATGATGAGTCCTTAGCTGCGTTTGTTCGTCGTCGCTTTGGCAAAGAGGCTTTAGAAAGAGTTGTACAACCGTTAGTTGGCGGAATTTACCGATGCGATCCAGAGAAGTTAAGTCTCAAAGCTACCATGCCACGCTTTCTGGATTTGGAAAAACGCCATGGTAGCGTTATTTCCGGATTAATGAAGTCGGCCAGGAGATCTTCAAAAGACGGCACGGGTCCTTTCATTTCATTCAGCAGAGGACTAGCTGTCCTTTCCGAAACAATTGTTTCCAGGCTGGGCTCAGCAATCAGAACCAATACCGAGGTTTGCGGAATCAAGAGTGACACCATGGGATTTATTGTGGAGACGAAAAATAGCGGATCTATTAAAGCTGACGGACTAATTATTGCGACCTCGTCCAATCAGGCAAGCCAAATTTTGTCCAATTTTGATACAACGATTTCTAAACAGCTGTCGCAAATCACTCACGCACAGTCCGTCGTGCTCAATCTTGTGTACAAAAAATCGGACGTTCCCAAATTAAAGGGTTACGGTTTCGTCGTATCGGCAAAAGAAAAGAGTCATATTATCGCGTGTACATTTGCCAGTCAAAAGTATGCCGGACGGGCCCCCAAAGAAACCGTGGTGATTCGCGTTTTTATGGGTAATTATTTGAACAAAGATATCTATTCACTTAAAGATCTCGATCTAGTTAAGAGCGCCAAGGAGGATTTAAAAAAATACTTGCAAATTTTTGCTGAACCCATACATATAAGACTTACTCGTCATGAACACGCAGCGCCACAATACAGCTTGGGACATTTGACTCTCATCGACAATATACAAAAATCTGTGGCTGCCCATAAACGACTTGTATTAGCCGGGAACTATCTTATGGGTCCGGGAATTCCAAACTGCGTTTCCAGCGGCGAAGCCGCCGCCGAGTCAATTATGAAAATGCTTACCGATGCTACCTTCGGCGTCTCGCTCGAAACGACAAGGCAAGGACCAATTATGTCCGCTCGTTGA
- a CDS encoding response regulator transcription factor, producing the protein MSNQEKTPTQITILLVEDHLLTRIGIKAVLERTSDLKVIGEASNGQEAVTAYSSIKPDVVLMDVGMPVMDGIEASKLIFVSNPEAKIIMLTSHDNEQDIAASLAAGAGGYCLKDVQPDRLYTAIRSVSSGDIWLDTTIAAKVLKNRLSQETKSEKAWEFTKAEAPVNTEPSSTAGNSLPEQLSSRELEVLKLIVEGLSNQEIADRLIVSLSTAKTHVRNILNKLAVDDRTQAAVQAMRSGLV; encoded by the coding sequence ATGAGCAATCAAGAGAAAACGCCCACCCAAATAACGATTCTATTAGTTGAAGATCATCTGCTGACTCGCATCGGGATAAAGGCAGTCCTAGAGCGAACGAGCGATTTGAAGGTGATTGGTGAAGCTTCAAATGGGCAAGAAGCGGTGACAGCCTATAGCTCAATCAAGCCAGATGTTGTCCTAATGGATGTAGGCATGCCAGTAATGGATGGGATAGAGGCTTCCAAGCTCATTTTTGTAAGTAATCCGGAAGCCAAAATAATAATGCTTACGTCACATGACAACGAACAGGATATTGCAGCTTCATTAGCAGCAGGCGCCGGCGGCTATTGCCTAAAGGATGTACAACCTGATCGTCTGTACACTGCAATTCGCAGTGTATCTTCAGGAGACATCTGGCTTGACACCACTATTGCGGCTAAAGTTTTGAAAAATCGATTATCCCAAGAAACAAAGTCTGAAAAAGCCTGGGAATTTACTAAAGCCGAAGCACCGGTGAACACAGAGCCATCTTCAACTGCCGGTAATTCTTTGCCGGAGCAACTATCGTCTAGAGAATTGGAAGTATTGAAGCTTATTGTGGAGGGCTTGTCCAATCAAGAAATAGCTGATCGGCTTATAGTTTCTCTGTCAACAGCTAAGACTCATGTCCGTAATATTTTAAATAAACTAGCGGTAGACGATCGAACTCAAGCAGCAGTTCAAGCTATGCGGAGCGGTTTGGTTTAA
- a CDS encoding Rieske (2Fe-2S) protein codes for MKPVRHSEGEPLWKDEFSIESAHETFVNRRQFTKFLTLTSLAMFVGNLWILGKAWLYRKPVFPRQAIANASEIPVGGTKLFAYPNAEDRCIMVRTNPDTFVAYSQKCTHLSCPVYFSKEKSTLECPCHEGSFAIETGEVLKGPPPRPLPRVILEQENGLLIATGIKIHE; via the coding sequence ATGAAACCAGTTCGTCATTCTGAAGGGGAACCTTTATGGAAGGACGAGTTTTCCATAGAGTCAGCACACGAAACTTTTGTTAACCGCAGGCAATTCACAAAGTTTCTTACCCTCACGAGCCTAGCTATGTTTGTAGGCAATTTATGGATATTAGGAAAAGCATGGCTGTACAGAAAACCTGTTTTTCCTCGTCAAGCAATTGCAAACGCCTCCGAAATTCCTGTAGGCGGCACAAAACTGTTTGCTTATCCGAACGCCGAAGATCGTTGTATTATGGTACGCACGAATCCTGATACATTCGTAGCATACAGTCAAAAGTGTACTCATTTGTCGTGTCCAGTATACTTTTCTAAAGAGAAAAGCACACTGGAATGTCCCTGTCACGAAGGGTCATTTGCTATCGAAACCGGAGAAGTTCTCAAAGGACCTCCGCCTCGTCCATTGCCGCGTGTAATACTAGAGCAGGAAAATGGACTATTAATCGCAACCGGTATAAAGATTCATGAGTAA
- a CDS encoding nitrate reductase, with amino-acid sequence MAKPPLPISRLNDIYGPHLNYEPPGGWQDEASNPADKLVKTHCCFCGMQCGIQLKVRDDQVIGFEPWEDFPFNKGMLCPKGVKRYMQSNHQDRLLTPLLRTDSGFAEATWDQALDLTVKRIEEIQAKYGKDAVAVYGGASLTTEKSYLLGKFARVALGTKHIDYNGRLCMVSAGTAYKLAFGVDRSPNPWADIPHADVVMIAGSNTAECSPITTDYVWRMKDNGGKLIIVDPRMTPISRNTDLYLPVRPGTDVVLYMSILNVILREGMHKQEFIDAYTTGFAEIAAAVQQYTPAVAADITGVPPDAIEKAARWLGLADKAMIMHARGVEHHSKGVENCSALINIALATGNIGREGAGCLMITGQGNGQGGREHGQKCDQLPGQRSIDDPEARKHVAKVWGIEPEDIPQAGYSAMEIMEALHKGEIKALVSICFNPIVSLPNVQFTQEALEKAEFVCIVDPFMSETAHYADVVLAGSLQEEDEGVVANVEGRVLHIQKCVDPPGNARVDWEIFCDLSRRLGKEKYFPYNTSREIFNELREASKGGNADYYGITYEKIDKQMGVFWPCPTEAHPGTPRLFEDNHFFHKDGKAHFMLTPYRQSGDPVDSDYPIYLTTGRVVSQYLSGTQTRRIGALVDIYPEPRIEIHPRLAKEHGIADGDWVTVTTRRQGLTFRAMVVRTIRPDTVFVPYHWPGDKSINRLTHRTIDPRSKIPEYKVSACRIAKADKQPAWAT; translated from the coding sequence ATGGCCAAACCACCGCTGCCAATTTCCAGGCTTAATGATATTTATGGGCCGCATCTCAACTATGAGCCACCCGGTGGCTGGCAGGACGAAGCATCTAATCCGGCCGACAAACTGGTTAAAACACACTGTTGTTTTTGCGGCATGCAATGCGGAATCCAATTGAAGGTTAGAGACGACCAGGTGATAGGCTTTGAACCTTGGGAAGATTTCCCCTTCAACAAAGGCATGCTTTGCCCAAAGGGCGTAAAGCGTTATATGCAAAGCAACCACCAGGACAGGTTGCTTACACCACTTTTACGCACGGACTCCGGGTTTGCAGAAGCTACCTGGGATCAGGCGCTTGATTTGACTGTGAAGCGAATTGAAGAGATTCAAGCTAAATATGGTAAGGATGCGGTGGCTGTGTATGGTGGCGCTTCGCTGACAACGGAAAAATCCTATCTACTAGGTAAGTTTGCTCGCGTGGCACTCGGCACGAAACACATCGACTACAATGGCCGCCTTTGCATGGTCTCTGCCGGAACTGCCTACAAGCTCGCTTTTGGGGTTGATCGCTCACCGAATCCTTGGGCCGACATTCCACACGCCGATGTCGTGATGATCGCAGGCTCAAACACAGCGGAGTGCTCGCCAATCACAACGGATTATGTCTGGCGTATGAAAGATAACGGCGGCAAGCTGATTATTGTTGATCCACGCATGACCCCCATCAGCCGCAATACCGATTTATACCTTCCGGTGCGTCCCGGCACGGACGTCGTTTTGTACATGAGCATACTTAATGTCATTCTTCGAGAAGGAATGCACAAGCAGGAGTTTATTGATGCATACACAACCGGGTTTGCCGAGATTGCCGCAGCTGTCCAGCAATACACACCTGCTGTTGCCGCTGATATAACGGGCGTGCCTCCAGATGCAATTGAGAAAGCCGCTCGCTGGCTAGGACTTGCCGATAAAGCAATGATCATGCACGCACGTGGAGTTGAACACCACTCCAAAGGTGTCGAAAATTGCTCCGCATTGATTAATATCGCGCTTGCCACAGGTAATATAGGCCGCGAAGGTGCAGGTTGTTTGATGATCACCGGGCAGGGCAATGGGCAGGGTGGTCGCGAACATGGACAAAAATGTGACCAACTACCGGGACAGCGTTCAATTGACGACCCGGAAGCAAGAAAGCACGTAGCAAAGGTTTGGGGTATCGAGCCTGAGGATATTCCACAAGCCGGCTATTCGGCGATGGAGATTATGGAAGCCTTGCATAAAGGCGAAATAAAAGCGCTTGTATCCATATGCTTTAACCCAATAGTTTCCTTGCCCAATGTTCAATTTACGCAGGAAGCTTTAGAAAAAGCAGAATTTGTTTGCATTGTTGACCCATTTATGTCCGAGACGGCGCATTATGCAGATGTAGTTCTAGCCGGCAGTCTTCAGGAAGAAGACGAGGGCGTGGTGGCAAATGTGGAAGGGCGGGTCTTGCATATTCAAAAATGCGTTGACCCACCCGGTAACGCCCGAGTTGACTGGGAAATATTCTGCGATCTATCTAGGCGTTTGGGTAAAGAAAAATACTTTCCTTACAATACATCGCGTGAAATTTTTAACGAGTTGCGAGAAGCCTCAAAGGGCGGCAACGCAGATTATTACGGCATCACATACGAAAAAATCGACAAACAAATGGGTGTTTTTTGGCCATGTCCAACGGAAGCTCATCCAGGCACACCACGATTGTTTGAAGACAATCACTTCTTTCACAAAGACGGCAAAGCACATTTCATGCTCACTCCTTATAGGCAAAGTGGTGATCCTGTCGATTCTGATTATCCAATATATCTAACTACTGGTCGCGTTGTTAGTCAGTACCTTTCCGGAACTCAAACAAGACGCATAGGTGCTCTGGTTGATATTTATCCTGAGCCACGTATTGAAATACACCCCCGTCTTGCCAAAGAGCACGGTATCGCTGATGGTGACTGGGTCACTGTCACTACACGCAGGCAAGGGCTAACCTTCAGAGCAATGGTTGTACGTACAATCAGACCGGATACGGTGTTTGTACCCTACCATTGGCCGGGCGACAAAAGTATTAACAGACTTACCCATCGTACAATTGATCCTCGCAGCAAGATACCGGAATACAAAGTCTCTGCTTGTCGAATAGCCAAGGCAGACAAACAGCCTGCCTGGGCCACTTAG
- a CDS encoding MFS transporter, translated as MHLLIATISFALCFMAWGLISGLAPTFKALLSLTSTQTATLVAVPVLLGSLARIPVGMLTDRFGARHVFTVLLLLSAAVAATLPSLASWPLILVGAFFLGLAGSSFAAGVGYVSGWTAPDKQGGALGLYGLGNIGQSAVVFLSPLIADRFGWQYAFYSVAGLLGIWAIIFFLMSSNSSQKVKPVSFSDMLNVLITQKSCWLLSLFYFLTFGGFIAFAIYLPSLLREEFALTASDAGFRAAGFVLVATGVRPLGGWLADRIGGAKVLSAVFLGVTLFAPLLAWNQMVPFTVGALSCALFLGLGNGAVFKLVPEIFPKQVATVGGLVGAFGGLGGFFPPLLLGLSKQYLGMIWPCFALLSFLSFVLWLANEKVFVSQQNLHDLSLPPHLVRTADRLRAGFVSTIVTGVLLAAIVVGSRNLQNFDPALVIYTFATIFATWGVTYHYSVWLQKPPTKMYWRRGWQLLAQEGFSASVKLARVSFTHIFAQTFIARRSKMRWLTHMMLAWGCMLAGAITFPLVFGWIYFGTLPNDATQYVPYLFGFPTMSFPVHSLVGWITFHILDIAAVMVIAGVALSLFRRLRDQGAQAVQSFAMDFVPLIMLFAISLTGIALTVSNLYFEGIFYDFLSIIHAITVVSALIYLPFGKFFHIFQRPAQLGVKLYQDVGSRDPGAFCGRCGERFASRMHIDDLNTILPQLGFDYSLSGSGTAKTWQEICPPCKRKSIANAQLRSKGN; from the coding sequence TTGCACTTACTCATTGCAACTATCTCGTTTGCCCTTTGCTTTATGGCGTGGGGATTAATAAGTGGGCTGGCTCCTACTTTCAAAGCACTTCTCTCTTTGACAAGCACGCAGACGGCAACTCTTGTTGCCGTGCCAGTATTGCTGGGTTCGCTTGCCCGTATACCAGTAGGGATGCTCACGGATAGATTCGGCGCACGGCATGTTTTTACGGTTTTGCTTCTTTTGTCGGCTGCGGTAGCGGCCACCCTGCCATCCTTGGCTTCATGGCCGCTAATCCTTGTAGGTGCATTTTTTCTTGGACTAGCGGGCTCTTCATTTGCAGCAGGAGTCGGTTACGTCTCAGGCTGGACAGCACCTGACAAACAAGGCGGTGCACTTGGACTTTATGGACTCGGCAATATCGGACAATCAGCCGTAGTATTTCTGTCCCCTCTTATTGCAGATCGTTTTGGTTGGCAATACGCATTCTATTCCGTGGCTGGTTTGTTAGGTATATGGGCAATTATCTTTTTCCTTATGTCCAGCAATTCATCTCAGAAAGTAAAACCCGTTTCTTTCAGCGACATGCTGAATGTACTTATTACTCAAAAGTCCTGCTGGCTCCTTTCGCTGTTTTACTTCCTTACCTTTGGTGGATTCATTGCCTTTGCAATTTACTTGCCGTCGCTCTTGCGCGAAGAATTTGCTTTGACGGCAAGCGATGCCGGCTTTCGAGCAGCCGGCTTTGTTCTTGTGGCCACTGGCGTTCGTCCTTTAGGAGGCTGGCTGGCGGACAGGATTGGGGGAGCCAAAGTGCTCTCTGCTGTATTTTTAGGAGTTACTCTTTTTGCACCGCTGCTTGCCTGGAATCAAATGGTGCCCTTTACAGTAGGGGCACTTTCTTGTGCTCTCTTTCTTGGCTTGGGTAATGGTGCAGTTTTTAAACTAGTGCCGGAAATATTCCCAAAGCAAGTCGCCACTGTCGGTGGCTTGGTGGGCGCATTCGGAGGACTGGGCGGATTTTTTCCGCCGCTTCTTTTAGGACTAAGCAAGCAATATTTAGGAATGATATGGCCGTGTTTTGCGCTCTTGTCTTTTCTCTCTTTTGTGCTGTGGCTAGCTAACGAAAAAGTATTTGTCTCTCAACAAAACCTCCATGATCTTTCTTTGCCACCACATCTTGTACGCACTGCCGATAGATTACGCGCTGGCTTTGTGTCGACTATTGTGACCGGTGTTTTACTTGCTGCCATAGTTGTTGGGTCGAGAAATCTACAGAACTTCGACCCGGCACTTGTAATTTACACATTCGCTACCATATTTGCCACCTGGGGTGTCACCTATCACTACTCTGTTTGGCTTCAAAAACCGCCAACAAAAATGTATTGGAGACGCGGCTGGCAGCTTTTAGCACAAGAAGGCTTTTCGGCATCAGTAAAACTGGCAAGAGTTTCTTTCACGCATATATTTGCACAGACATTTATAGCGCGGCGCTCTAAGATGCGATGGCTTACACATATGATGCTTGCTTGGGGCTGTATGCTTGCAGGCGCAATCACATTCCCGCTTGTGTTTGGCTGGATCTATTTCGGAACATTGCCGAATGATGCAACTCAATATGTGCCTTATCTGTTTGGTTTTCCAACCATGTCATTTCCTGTGCACAGTTTAGTCGGCTGGATTACTTTTCATATCCTGGATATTGCCGCAGTAATGGTTATAGCAGGCGTCGCGCTATCGCTTTTTCGTCGTCTACGCGACCAGGGAGCTCAAGCTGTTCAGTCTTTCGCAATGGACTTTGTGCCATTGATCATGCTTTTTGCCATATCCCTTACCGGAATAGCATTAACTGTGTCGAACCTCTATTTCGAAGGAATTTTCTATGACTTTCTTTCGATCATTCACGCAATAACCGTCGTGTCTGCACTCATATATTTACCCTTCGGCAAGTTCTTTCATATTTTTCAGCGTCCAGCTCAGCTAGGTGTGAAACTATATCAAGATGTCGGCTCACGCGATCCTGGTGCTTTTTGCGGACGTTGTGGAGAACGCTTCGCATCGCGCATGCACATAGATGATCTTAATACGATCTTGCCCCAATTAGGTTTTGATTACTCACTATCAGGGTCCGGAACCGCCAAGACTTGGCAGGAAATCTGTCCGCCCTGCAAACGCAAGTCCATCGCCAATGCCCAGCTCAGATCAAAAGGAAACTAG